From the genome of Treponema denticola:
ACTTTCCCTCCGTATAGTACTATTTTCGGTATACAAAATAATACCTTTAGGATATAATGACTCCCATGTATACCGATGCCCATGTTCATATTTTAGATACGATAGAAGAATTAAATTCTCAAAATATAGAAAATCCGATTTTAAAAACCTTTGACAAGGAGATATTTTTTTGTGCTTCTGCAAATGAGTCCGTCCGTTTTGAAATTCAAGAAAAAATATGCAGAGAAAATTCCGAGCATTTTATCCTTTCTTTCGGCATACACCCTCAATGCCCGATAGAAGACGAAATACCATATTTAGAAAAACTTTTAACCGAAAAAAGAATAGCAGCCATTGGGGAATGCGGTTTTGACCTCTTTGACGAACATTATAAAAGCACATTAGAAGCTCAAAAAAAAGTAGGGAAGACCCAACTGGCTTTTGCCCAAAAATCTAATCTCCCCATAGTTGTACACTGCCGAAAAGGAATGCACCTCATATTCGATGATGTAAAAACTCTAAACAAAATAAATGCGGTTATCTTCCACGGATGGGCAGGCTCCGTAACGGAAGCAAGGTCATTTCTAAAAAAAGGAGTAAATGCCTATTTTTGTATCGGTAAGGGTTTGCTCCGAGGGCAAAAAGCCCAGCTTGAAACGGCGGCAAATTTAGAAAAGGATAGAATCTTAACCGAAACCGACGCCCCATACATGAGTCTAAAAGAAGAAAAATTTTCACTTCCCACAGATATAAAAAAAGTGTTTTCGGTTTTTGCAAAATTAAGGTCACAAACCGAGGGACTTTCAAACTATGATGAAAAAACTTATAAAAATTATCTGGAAGAATTAAAAGATTCAATCTTTGAAAATTTTAAAAAAGCATATAATATCAATTTTGACGGCAATTGATTTTTTTTTCATCTTATTTTAAAATAAACCTTATGAAACAATTTATAAGAATTTTTATGGGCGGAGATGTTTGCGGCAACTTAGGTCTTGAAACCTTACAAAAACATTTGCCCTTGATAATAAAAAAAGGAAAAATAGATTTTTGTGTGGTAAACGGAGAAAACACAGCCCACGGTGTAGGAATAAAAGACGATCAAACGGAAGCCTTTTTTAATGCAGGAGTTGATGTTATAACCGGCGGAAATCATACTCTGGAAAGGTTTGAAATCCGTATGAATTTCGGCAAGGACAAAAGGGTTTTACGGCCTCATAATTTTCCATTTGCTCAAGGTTCGGGGCTCGCCCTTATCGAAAAAAACGGAATCAAATACAGCGTAATAAATCTTCAAGGAAGGGAAAACATGAGGGCTATCGACTGTCCATTCCAGTCCATTGATTTTCTTTTCTCTTCGCAAAATGAAAATAATTTATCCGAGTCAATTAACATCATAGACTTTCATGCGGAATCCACAATGGAAAAAGAAGCTTTGGCCTTCTACGTTGATGGCAGGGTATCTGTTTTTGCAGGAACTCATACCCATACCCAAACGGCAGATGAAAGAATCTTACCGAACGGCACGGCCTATATTACCGACCTTGGAATGATAGGAGCCAAAGAGTCCGTAATAGGAGGAAGTCCTTTTATCGCCATCACAAGAACAAAGAGTCAGGTACCTCAGCGTGTAGAAGTGCTTGAAGACGGAGTTGCAATATTTTGCGGTTTAGTTGCAGAGATAGACAGCGAAACAAAAAAAGCCGTTTCGGTAAAAAGAATTCAAATCAGCTCTTAGAAGCATCATAGATCGATTAAACAAATGCTAAAACTTTTAAAAATCTACCTTTCCTGAAATTCCTGCATTTACGTTGAGCAAAAAAGAATTCGATGTTGTAGAAGCCCCTTCCAATTCTGCAAATATTTTTACTTCACCATGTTCCCCTATTTTTGTAGACTGAGAATGTTTAAATGAAAGCTTATACATAAGCCTTCCTATATCTTTGCTCTGTGAAAATTCTAATGATAATCGCTCTTCTCGTTTATCCAGTAATGGTATTTTTGAAAAGCTTTCTATAATCAGACGGGGAAGAGAGCGGCCGCCTCTATACAAAAATATAAAACTGAATTTTTCTTTCCATTCGTCTGTAATAAACTTTCCTGTACCTGTTTTTGCAGCAGTATATAAGAATTCATTTTCAAATCCAAGTTTATCATTTAAAGTAAAGAAAAAATAAAGGCTGTGGATAGAATTAAATCTAAATTTAAAATAATTCTCACCGAATGAAAAACCGAATTTATAAAGTCTGTTTAATTCATCTTGGTCATAAAATTTAAACCAATCGAAATGACCATATTTACCTGAAATATTTAAGCCGGTATACTTAAATAGAAAGTCAATACCATAAATATTTACCGGAGTATTTATTTGTGATGATTGAACTAATCTGGATAAAGACATTCCTAATTCCAAAGGGATGTATAAATCTTTAATAGAACCGCTTATTAATCGAGAAAAATTAAAGCCGTAGGAATTTAGAAAAAAATATGACAAATTTTTATTTGAAGTTTGGATTTGAGAGTTTATTTTTTGATCAAACATATCATAAAAAAAAGGCTTGGAAAAAAGCCAATACTGCGAACCCATACCTAAAAATAATGAATTCAAATCTGCAGCATAAGATACTTGTTTTTCAGCTTCAGTTCCCCGTTTTTCTTTTGTTATCTTCCTTTTAATAATTGGAGAGAAAAACATGCCGCCTGTGTTAAAAGGTATTGAAATCTCAAAACCTGTTTCGTCTATGGAATGTTTTGTTATTTTATTTTTAAAATTTGTCTTTGAAAAAGCTTCAAAGTTAAGCCCCGTTAATCTTATTCCGGTATCTTCTTTACTATTAGGGAAATAATTAAGTAAAAAACTTATACCCCCGTTTCTATCTTCAGCATTTTTTTCCCCTTTGGAATACATGTCGACTAAACTCTTTGTCCATACCGAAGGATAAGAATGTCCTGAAGGATCAAAAACAGTTTTATATTTTTGATTTATAAAAAAATTAAGATGTGTATATATAAGACCAAAGTCAGCAGCAGGAATGATAGGGGAAAGTAATACATTTATTTTTTGCGAAGTATATTCTTTATTATAGTCGATAGAAGTCAAATAATTAATATCAACATACTTTTGAAATATAAGCTTAGACTCTCTTCTTAGAATTTTATCATAACGGTTTACAAAAAAATCTTCCGCTGCCGTAAAAAAATAAACAGGTATTATAATGGAATGACCGTAACTTTCAATAATTTTCGAAGAAGTATTATAAGTCAAAAAATTATTTTTTAAAGATAATGAACCTGCAAGCTTTATTTTCCATATATCTAAAGAAGCTTTTGTCCTTATATTAATATTTGCAGTATTTGTTCCAGCCTCAAAATTTTCTTCAAAATAAAAAGAAGGGTTTGAAATTATAGGTACATCATTTTTAAAAAAAAGATTCCCCATTAGAGCATAATTAAAATAAGATTTATTTTTAAAAGAATAAGTTTGTTCTCCCGGTTTTTTATTCCTATCAGTTTCAGCTTCAAAGCCTAATACGGATCCGGTTTTTATATTTTTATTTTTATAGTCTATTCCTCCCGATAGTTTATAGACATCTATCGGATTTGTTTTCTGTTTTGTAATTTCCCAATCTCCTGAACCCGCAAAAAAGGTTTCTAAACCATTAAGAGGATACCAACGGGCGCCTGCTGCAAACCGAATTAAGCCTGAATCAGAATAAATGAGTCCCTCCTTCCATTGAATCTCTATAATATCATTTGAAAGAATGGGTTCATAAATCGTTAAAATATGACTTGACTCATTATATTCAAAATTAAATATTCTTATTTTATTCTTAAAAACACGGATGCTTCCCGGAATGGATGCATCAGGTAAAACAAAATCAGGAGAAGGCGTATAAGTTTTACATAATATTTTGAAATTTAAATTAGATTCATCCAAATTATTGGGGAGATATATTTTATAATCAGTTTTAAGGAATGGAAACATTTGTTCAGGATTACTAAAGTCATAATATTTATTTGATTGTAAAACCTGAATAAATTTCAGTTTTTGAAAATCACTCAAAAAATTATCCGTCATTTCTATGCTCGCCGTAAAATCCGGGCTCTCATTTTGATTATTTATATCAATAATTACCGAAGAAAAATCAGTCCCTGTTTGAGCTATTTTATATCGTGAGGCAATTTCAAATGGTGAAAATTTTTTCTCTTTTAAAATCAAACAATCTTTTCCAAAAATATTTTTTTTATATGACTCTATTGTCAAGTGGTTATTAATAAAATCAACTATTTCAGTCGCGGCAGGAATTGGACTTAATACAGAAAAATAATCTTTAATCTCACCCAAATATTTATTTGCAATATTATTCGAATCGGAAGGATGGGACTCTAAATCAAAATAATTTATAGCAACTCCTTCAGGATAAGATTTTTTTAAAGATAAAACTTTTAAACGAACATCTACTGAAAACTCATCTTGACTTAAAGAACGCCATTGAGCTCCTTTATAATCTTTTACAAAAACAAAAATCTGTGATCCATATAATCTTTCTACCGGAATATAAAAATGGCAAGCCTTTTGCCACGCATTGATGGAAATTTTATTTTCTACTACTTCGGTATTGCCGTAGTATATTTTAGAGTTATACTCGGAGCTTTCATATCTCAAGACCGTATCGGCTTGCCAATTTTTCCCTGCAAAAACACCCATAATACCGGGGCTTATGAACTTACCGCCGCCTGTATTTATATATCCGTAATTAAGAGGGAATTTTATATTACTGTTACCCGCGCGTATATGTTTTATAGGAGATTCGTCTTTTCCTAAATATCCAAAAGCCAATGAGCTTTTAGTATAATCATCTTTATAAAGAGTTTCAAAATAAAAGCTTTTATTCAGTAAAAGCCACAAAGATAAATTTGCTTTTTGCTTAAAAACACCTTGAAAAGAATTCACCTTTACATAAGAATTAAAGAATTCAAAAGATGAAAGGCCTAAAAATTCTACATCCCAAAAACCATCCAAAAACAGAATGGTGTTTTCCTTATCGAAATTTTTAAAGTATTGCCCAGCCTTATTTTCACCGGTCCTATTTTTTATTAAATTAATTCCATAATCTAAATTTTTAACTTCATCTGCAAAAGAAGGTATAAAACTAAAAAAAATAAACACCATCAAAATTATTTTTTTCATTTATTATTCTCCTCATCTTTTTTAAAAAGGCGGGCAGGTTTTAAAATATTTTTCCCTTCTTTTTTTGTAAGCTGATACATAGCTTCTTCTATTTTTCTTTTTTTTATATTTTTCTCGCTATAAAACAATTCGGCTTGCGCTTCAGGAGCATCAGACTCAACATTCATAATGCACAAGCCCAGCAGCCTTATTGGTGTTTTATTATCGAATTTTTTATAAAAAAGTTCTTTAGCCCGCTCAAATAAATCCTGAGTATCATTAACAACTTCTCCCGTCGATTGAACTGAAACAGTAGTAAAATCATTATAGCGTATTTTCACTGAAACGGTTTTCCCTTTTACCTTCTCATCAAATATCCTATACATAAGTTCAGATGCAAGATAAAACATAACATCATCTATATCAGCATGAGAAAATAAATCATGTTCAAAGGTTCGTTCCGTACTTATCGAATGAGACTTAACATCATCACTAAAAACATCATAAAGCTCTCCCCGTACGGCCTGAAATAAAAAGCTGCCGGATGCATTCCCTAAAATGCTCTGCAAAAGATGTTCACTCGAATTAAGAATTTTTGCAACGGTAGTTAGTCCTGCAGATATAAGCCTTTCTCTGGTCTTCCCTCCTACTCCCCATACATCCTTTAATGAAAGGCTTTTCATAAAATCGATTTCAGCACCGGCGGGCACAATAAAAAGACCGTCAGGCTTTGAGCGCCCTGAAGCAATCTTTGCAATATATTTTGTTTGAGCACATCCAATCGAAACGGTTAAACCGGTTTTCTCTTTTACAGTTTTTTTTAAAAGCAAGGCTGAATCTTTAGGCTCGCCCAATATTTTTTCCATACCGGTCATATTTAAAAAAGCTTCGTCCACGGAAATTTGTTTTATTTCGGGAGTAAAATCTTTAAAAATAGCCATCACCTCTTTTGACTTCTCATGATAACGTCCCATCCTGCCTCTTAGAAAAATACCCGAAGGACAAAGCTTCTTTGCTTGTAAAATAGGCATTGCGGAATGTACTCCGAATTGACGTGCTTCATAAGAACAAGTGGATACAACACCTCTTTCCGACTGACCTCCTACAATTACAGGTTTACCCCGGTATTCCGGATTGTCAAGCTGTTCAACTGAAGCAAAAAAAGCATCTATGTCAACATGAAAGAATACTTTTTCCTTATCCATTTTAAATCTCCGTATCGGGCAATAAATTAAATTCTTTTATTACATGAAAAATCAGCTTCTTATTTTTTAAATTTTCATTGGAAAGTGTAAAATTAGAAATTAAAGGATTGTCATAAAACCAAGCAAGAACTTTTACTTTTAAAACAGAATTTTTTTCTCCTGAAAATCTTATCGAAAAGGGTTCACTTAAATCAAGACCGGAAACAAATTCGGCACTTTTACCTTCATTAAGCTTTTTAAATTCCATATTAGCCTCATAAACAGGAAAACCGTCATCTCTGGTCATAATAACTTTTATAATGGCAGCTTTAATAAGCGGTTTTATATTTATTTCGCTTATAACTCTTTCAAGGTAATTTTTAGATACTGCTTGTATACTTAAAAAATCATCAGCTGTAATGGAGGATAGCTCAGGTAATTCTTTATCTGCATCTAAATTTTTCTGGTCTGTTTTTATACTGGAAAGAATCGAAATATACTTTTTACCGTCTTCGATGTTATATGTAACAAATTCGGTCTTATCCGATACCTTTAAAAAAGAGGGATAAATTAAAACAACTGCAATTGATAATATTAAAAAAAAGAGCGGTATGCTTGTAATTATTTTTGAAAGGTGTTTTATATTAGGATGCTCTTTCTTGAGCTGCATAAAAAATTTTACAAACATTAAACTATAAGGAAGAATAAAAATTGCTGCTAAACCATTGTTGGAATAAAACAAAACATTAATAATATTATCTTTAATAAACAAAATATCATAAAAATAATATGCAAACAATATAATATTTAAAATAAAAAATATAAGCTGGGAATATAATTTTTCAAAATGATATGAGATAAAAGATAAAACATAGATTTCCAAAAGCATAATTGCTAATGATAAATTAACTCCGGAAAAAATAAATATATTAAAAAAGCAAACGATGCTTGCTAAATATCCGTAAATAAAAGCATTATTCGGTAATTTTAAGTATCTGTTTATATATATAAACGAAGAACTTATCAATGCTGCAAATAAAAATTTGATAATAATTGCTATAATAGGCAAAAAGTTAATAGATTCTTTAAATCCGAATTTAAGATAAAATAAAAACAAGCTTACATATTCACCTAAATAAAGAGCAAACATATTGATTATAAAAAATAGAATCGGAACTTTCCAAAGCAATAAAAGATCGCTAATATTTTTTTCTCGTCTTTTTCCAGATAAAAAACTAAATAAGAAAATATAAAATAAAGTCGATAATGTAATTATCAGTATTAAAATAACCAAGTTTTTTTCACTTATAATTTTAAGGCCGAATATTTCTTTTATATTATAATGTTTATCCCATTGAGATGAAATACCATTGGAATAGATGCTTATTAAAGAAAGGAGAGATGGACGTATATCAGCATTTGAAGACAGTTTTATTGCAGGAATATCTTTTTCCAAATATTCAGCCAATATATCATCATTTATTATTCCAAGCCGATATAAAATAATATTATTATATTTTAAATTAAAAGGTATATTTTGTTTTTTTAAAGCAAAATGAATATCCTCAATCATCCATGGAGGAGATGTTTTATTTGCAGCTCCGGGAGTTAAAATAACTTTATCAGATGGCCCATCGGATAATATAAAAACAACTGAGGATTTGCTCTGAGCTATCATTGAAATAATTTTCTGAGTATTTTGATGTTTTTTTATACCGACAGTTTCCGGCAAGTCCGGCGTATCATTATCGGTAATTATAATTATAACACGCAGCTTAAGTATTTCGTGTTCAAGCTTTTTTGCAAAATCTTCCAAAAGTTTTGTAGAGGAAGTAGCTTCATTATTATGCGTACGCGAAGCGGTAAATACAATTACATCCTCAGTATTAGGCCCTATTTCATACACAATATTTTCCGCATAAGATTTTAAGAAGAGAAAAAAAACTAAAACTAAAATAAGTTTGTTTTTCAATTTATTATTCCTTATACATTTAAATCTTTTTCGGATAAAATTGCACCCGTTTTAAACCAAGCTTCTATTTTTCTATAGGAGTTGTTTATTCTTCTTATAATTGCATTTGCTTCTTTTTGTTTTTTTTGCTGAGTTTCCAAATCAGGATGGTATTTTTTGATTAAATGCTTCCATGCTTTTTTACACTCATCTAGCGGCACCCCCGGTAAAACATTTAAAACGGCAAAGTCTTCTATCAATTCTGGAGGAACAGGAATGCGCTTTACGGATTTATCTATCTTAGGAGGCGGTCTTCTTTCTATCCTGCCGCCTATTGTGCGATAACGGCCTCCTGTCCTTTGGGCGGCAGCTTCAAAAGGGTCTTCATCAGATGAAAGAGCATCCCGTAAAAATCCGCCAAGTCCATCATAATAATTTTTTTTGCTCATCTTTTAATCCTTTTTAAGAAAATGCCGTATCAAAAGTCCATCCCCGGCTTTTACCTCTTGTTGTAAAACAGCCCCGATAAAATACTCGAGCATTTCAGGCGATTCTCCTACAGATAAAATTTTTTCGGTACGCAAAACGGCTACATCTTTTTCACTTATTACCGTACCGGCATTTAGATTCTCCAAATAATGAATAGAGCGATTAGTTCTTCCATAGTTGTCTTTTTCTGCCTCGCTTAATTTTTTTTCACCTGAACCTATTACTTCATTTATCAGATTTAAACAGTAACCTAATTTTATTAAGTCATCAATAATCCGTTCTTTATCTTGATATGAGAATTCTTTTAAGAATTTGCACATTTTTTTAAACATTTCAGGTTCTAGGGCAACAGGGTCATCAAGTCCGCTTTCTTGACGTGATAGACAAATATGTTTTTCGATTATAAAACCTCCTGATGCGAGCGTTAAGGCCGGAACTAAAATCGGATCTAAAGAGTGATCGCTTACTCCGCATGCAATGCCGAAAATACTGCTCAAATTTTTTATTACCGAAATATTGTATTCTTTTTCGGGCGCGGGATAAGATGTAATACAGTGAAGGAGAGCTAGACTCAAGTCTTTATTTTCAGAGCGTAAAACATTTAAAGCTTTTTCAATATCTTTTAAAAGAGAAACACCGCTCGATAAAATCATAGGGACATTAAATCGGGAACAATATTTTAAAAGCTGTACATAATTAAGTTCAGGCGAAGCTATTTTTATAAAATCAGGTTCAAGAGAAACAAGCTCTGCTGCAGATCTAAGTCCGAAAGGACTGGCTGAAAACAAAAGTTTTTTTGATCGGCTGTATTCGGCAAGCTCTTTATAAAAGCTTATAGAAACTTCTAAGCTTTTAAAACGCTCATAGAGAGGAATCTTTCCTGTAGGCAAATCCACATATCCGGTGTTAGGATGAAGAATTTCATCTGCATAAACAATTTGAAATTTTACGGCTCTTGCTCCTGCATCTGCAGCTGCATCTATTAAATTCTTAGCTTTTTGAATAGAGCCGTTATGACTTGTTCCTATTTCTGCTATTGTAAGAGGATTTTTTATTGAAAAAACTTCCGGACCGAGCCTAAACTCTTCATATTTAGTATTCATAATATCCGCAAAATATTACATCAAATCTTAAAAAAAAACAAGATGACGCATTGCCTCAAGTTAAATCTAACCGAAAAAATCCGTTCATCACATAAATCATTTAGGTTAGATTTTTACTTGAGTAAATACTGTGTTTGATAATACTGTGCTTGGGCGTTCCACAATTTACTGTAAAGGCCGTCTTCCGCTAAAAGTTCTTCGTGGCTGCCTTCTTGAACTATGAGACCAGCGTCAAAGACCAAAATATGGGAACAAAACTTACAGGAAGAAAGGCGGTGCGAAATATACAGGGAGGTTTTGTTTTTTACAAGACCGTCGAATTTGGAATAGATTTCGGCTTCGGCAATAGGGTCGAGGGCGGCTGTAGGTTCATCCAAGATTATAAGGGGAGCATCTTTATAAAGGGCTCGGGCTATTGCAATCTTCTGCCCCTCCCCGCCTGAAATGTTTACGCCTTCATCATCGAAGTTTTTATAAAGATAAGTTTCCTCCGCATTTTTAAATTTAGAAAGATCGAGACCGGTATTTTTTAAAACTTCCAAGACCTTGAGTTTATCGTAGGCCTCTCCACCCGAAATGTTTTGGGCAAGAGGGAGGGCAAGGAGTTTAAAATCCTGAAAAACTACGGAAAAAAGATTTAGGTATTCTTTATAGTCATATTCTTTTATGTTTTTCCCGTTAAAAAGGATTTCGCCTTCAACAGGGTCATAGAGGCGGCAGAGGAGTTTTACAAATGTAGTCTTACCGCTCCCGTTTTTACCGACTACGGCAAGCCGCTCGCCCTGCCTTAAAGTAAGGTTTAAATTCTTTAAAACAGTCTTTTCGGAATCGGGATAAGCAAAGGAAACATTTTTAAATTCTATAAGAGGCTTATCAAGCGCTTGATAATTGACCGGAGCATTGTTCATACACATTCCGTTTTTTATATCCAAGAAGTCAAACACATCCTTTAAAAATTCCCTATTGTTTTTTGCCTCACCTGCAACCGTAAAGATTTCGGTGAGGGCGGAAGAAAGGGCTGTGATGCTTGCCGCATATTGCATGAGGTTTCCGGCAGGGAAAGCTCCTCCTAAAGCCTTTAGCCCCACAAAGCCGTAAATGATTATTAAAAGAGAGGTAGAAATAAAGGCCGATAAAAAGGCAAAAAAGCCCATCTCTTTTTTAGCATATTGCGAAACCCTTCCGCCCGGCATAAAAATATTACTGGAAGCTCTTATTATGTTACCCTCTTTTTGCTGGCCGTACATACGCACATCCATTGCTCGGTTTTTTTCGTTAAAGAGCCTAAAGAAAAAACTAAACACCCTGTTTCCTTCTGTGGCATCCTCCGAAACAATTGCCCAGTAGGAATCGGACATTGTTTGAAGCTTTGCAGGAATGAGGATTAAAAGTATAATACTAAAAAGAATTACAAAGATAAACAAAGGATTGTTTAAAAAGGCCAATTCAGAACTTTGAACCTTAAAACTAAAAAGGCTTATACTCAATGCAGCCGAAGTAATAATGGAGGTAAGATGAGTAGAACACTTTGGATAGATCCATAGGATTTTTTCCAAGCCCCAGCCTCCGTAATTTGTATTTTGCCATATCCTTGTATAAATTTCATTTGTTTTTGCGGATTCAACATCTTGAAAGTCCATGCTTAAAAATTTTTGAATATAGATATCTTGCAGTTTATAATCAACGCTCCGGCCTTCATAGTTTGCCCATCTTTTAAATAAGGAAGAAACGAACATGCAGACAGCCGTTAAAATTAAGGAGAGTAAAACCAAACTTTTGATTTTTAATAAATCTCCTTTCCCTGAATAAATTAAAACAAGCTCGTTTATAATCCTTGCCGAAAAGAAAATACCTATAAAGGGCAGGAGGCTTGTAAAAACTTTTTCTCCAAACACGGAAATAAAAAACAAAGGAGCCTTTTTAAAGAGAAGCAAAAAAGCCCGCCGATTCAAGCCCTTGTTATGTCGTTTTTTATTATATCCTTTTTCAGTTTTCATCAGATTTCCCCTAAACTTTCAGGCAATTCTTTATCCTGTTCTTCCTTATAATACTTGCTTTGTACTTCAAAAAGATGAGCGTACTCACCGCCCTTTTTTAAAAGAGAATCATGGGTGCCTTCTTCGATTATTTTTCCGTCCTTTATAAAAATAATCCTGTCACAAAAGCGGGTGGAAGCAAGCCTGTGCGAAATAAAGATAGAAGTTTTGTCCTTCGATAAATCGTTATACTTAGTATAAAGCTCATGCTCAGCGATAGGATCCAAGGCTGCCGTCGGTTCATCCAATATTAAAAAGGGCCTGTCATTGTAAAGAGCCCTTGCAAGTAAGAGCTTTTGAGTTTCGCCGCCTGAAAGTTCTACGGCATCAAAGAAGATGTCCTTACAAAGACGGGTTTCTTCTTTTTGGGGAAGAGTTTGAACCTTATCGTAAAGGCCCGAAAGCTTTAGAACCTTTTCAATCCTCTCCTTGTTAATGCCTTCTCGGGTCTGTGCAATGTTTACCGCAATACTGGTAGGCAGAATCGAAAACTCCTGAAAGACCGCACTAAAGCACTTATAGTATTCGCTTCGGTTAAATTCTTTTATATTTTTTTCGTTAAACAAAACCTCTCCTTGAGTAGGATCATAAAGCCCGGTAATCAATTTTACAAGGCTTGTTTTTCCTGCTCCGTTTAAGCCGACAATTGCAAGTTTTTCTTTGGGTTTCAAAGTCAAATTGAACCTATCCAAAACAGGAGTTCCGCCTTCCGAATATAAAAGGCTTACATCTTTTAGCTCGATGAGGTTTTCTTTTTGTAGAGGAACTTTTTCACCTTTTTCAAATAGATAATCTTCTTTAAATTCAAAAAATTCTCTAAGGCGGGAAATATCCAGACTTTGCTTATGCAAAATGGAAAAC
Proteins encoded in this window:
- a CDS encoding ABC transporter ATP-binding protein, with amino-acid sequence MKTEKGYNKKRHNKGLNRRAFLLLFKKAPLFFISVFGEKVFTSLLPFIGIFFSARIINELVLIYSGKGDLLKIKSLVLLSLILTAVCMFVSSLFKRWANYEGRSVDYKLQDIYIQKFLSMDFQDVESAKTNEIYTRIWQNTNYGGWGLEKILWIYPKCSTHLTSIITSAALSISLFSFKVQSSELAFLNNPLFIFVILFSIILLILIPAKLQTMSDSYWAIVSEDATEGNRVFSFFFRLFNEKNRAMDVRMYGQQKEGNIIRASSNIFMPGGRVSQYAKKEMGFFAFLSAFISTSLLIIIYGFVGLKALGGAFPAGNLMQYAASITALSSALTEIFTVAGEAKNNREFLKDVFDFLDIKNGMCMNNAPVNYQALDKPLIEFKNVSFAYPDSEKTVLKNLNLTLRQGERLAVVGKNGSGKTTFVKLLCRLYDPVEGEILFNGKNIKEYDYKEYLNLFSVVFQDFKLLALPLAQNISGGEAYDKLKVLEVLKNTGLDLSKFKNAEETYLYKNFDDEGVNISGGEGQKIAIARALYKDAPLIILDEPTAALDPIAEAEIYSKFDGLVKNKTSLYISHRLSSCKFCSHILVFDAGLIVQEGSHEELLAEDGLYSKLWNAQAQYYQTQYLLK
- a CDS encoding N-acetylneuraminate synthase family protein, with the translated sequence MNTKYEEFRLGPEVFSIKNPLTIAEIGTSHNGSIQKAKNLIDAAADAGARAVKFQIVYADEILHPNTGYVDLPTGKIPLYERFKSLEVSISFYKELAEYSRSKKLLFSASPFGLRSAAELVSLEPDFIKIASPELNYVQLLKYCSRFNVPMILSSGVSLLKDIEKALNVLRSENKDLSLALLHCITSYPAPEKEYNISVIKNLSSIFGIACGVSDHSLDPILVPALTLASGGFIIEKHICLSRQESGLDDPVALEPEMFKKMCKFLKEFSYQDKERIIDDLIKLGYCLNLINEVIGSGEKKLSEAEKDNYGRTNRSIHYLENLNAGTVISEKDVAVLRTEKILSVGESPEMLEYFIGAVLQQEVKAGDGLLIRHFLKKD
- a CDS encoding TIGR00282 family metallophosphoesterase: MKQFIRIFMGGDVCGNLGLETLQKHLPLIIKKGKIDFCVVNGENTAHGVGIKDDQTEAFFNAGVDVITGGNHTLERFEIRMNFGKDKRVLRPHNFPFAQGSGLALIEKNGIKYSVINLQGRENMRAIDCPFQSIDFLFSSQNENNLSESINIIDFHAESTMEKEALAFYVDGRVSVFAGTHTHTQTADERILPNGTAYITDLGMIGAKESVIGGSPFIAITRTKSQVPQRVEVLEDGVAIFCGLVAEIDSETKKAVSVKRIQISS
- a CDS encoding J domain-containing protein, with protein sequence MSKKNYYDGLGGFLRDALSSDEDPFEAAAQRTGGRYRTIGGRIERRPPPKIDKSVKRIPVPPELIEDFAVLNVLPGVPLDECKKAWKHLIKKYHPDLETQQKKQKEANAIIRRINNSYRKIEAWFKTGAILSEKDLNV
- the dinB gene encoding DNA polymerase IV, with translation MDKEKVFFHVDIDAFFASVEQLDNPEYRGKPVIVGGQSERGVVSTCSYEARQFGVHSAMPILQAKKLCPSGIFLRGRMGRYHEKSKEVMAIFKDFTPEIKQISVDEAFLNMTGMEKILGEPKDSALLLKKTVKEKTGLTVSIGCAQTKYIAKIASGRSKPDGLFIVPAGAEIDFMKSLSLKDVWGVGGKTRERLISAGLTTVAKILNSSEHLLQSILGNASGSFLFQAVRGELYDVFSDDVKSHSISTERTFEHDLFSHADIDDVMFYLASELMYRIFDEKVKGKTVSVKIRYNDFTTVSVQSTGEVVNDTQDLFERAKELFYKKFDNKTPIRLLGLCIMNVESDAPEAQAELFYSEKNIKKRKIEEAMYQLTKKEGKNILKPARLFKKDEENNK
- a CDS encoding TatD family hydrolase gives rise to the protein MYTDAHVHILDTIEELNSQNIENPILKTFDKEIFFCASANESVRFEIQEKICRENSEHFILSFGIHPQCPIEDEIPYLEKLLTEKRIAAIGECGFDLFDEHYKSTLEAQKKVGKTQLAFAQKSNLPIVVHCRKGMHLIFDDVKTLNKINAVIFHGWAGSVTEARSFLKKGVNAYFCIGKGLLRGQKAQLETAANLEKDRILTETDAPYMSLKEEKFSLPTDIKKVFSVFAKLRSQTEGLSNYDEKTYKNYLEELKDSIFENFKKAYNINFDGN